In Verrucomicrobiota bacterium JB022, the sequence GAGCAGGCGCGTATCGTGGCCGTTGCCCGCCGTCGCATCGACGACGAAGTCGCCTTCGCGCAACAGGGCCTTCACGCGCACATGCGCCTCTTCGGTGACGCGGAGCATAGTCTTACAACATTCCGATTTTTGCCGCAATATCCGACGGCAGCAGGTAGGGGCGCTCTGGAGGCAGTAGCTCACTCGCCGCTTGATACCGCCCACCCAAGACTTCTTGATAAATCTGCCTTGCCAAAGGTGTGACGTCTTCGATGTGAGAAATCCAGTCCTTTACATACTGTTCCACGGCTTCGCCCGACAAACCGACTTGAAGCGAGCGATAATCCAAGGGAGCGAAAGAAAGATCGCGTTCCGGATCCCATTGCACACGGACGGGCGATTCTTGCATCGCCCGCTTCCATTCCGCTTCGTCATTGTGGCGGGTTGAATCAAAATGGCTGAGACAAGCATGGGACAATGCCCATTCGAAGCCTCTTCGCGAGATATCGACTGCCAACACCCTTGTCTGACCTTCCTTTTCGGCCCATCCGCAGCGATACATCATCCAGAGAAATGACGGCTTGATCCATGTCATGCGCGTCATCTTGAAAGGGCCGCAAAAGGTGCCCCGCTCTAGAGCGGCGTCTGCAATCGGATCGGCGTAGGCTTGGTAAACACGGATCGTCTGTTCCGTATATACGGCCCTGATCTCTCGCAGAGGTGGGGAGTGCATCTTTTAGTTTCTTCCTTACGCGAACTGGAACGTCCGGTTCTGCGCGGCGTGGCGCAGGTAGTGGTCGAGCAGCACGAGTGCCGCCATGGCTTCGATGATCGGCACCGCGCGGGGCACGACGCAGGCATCGTGGCGCCCGCGGCCCATCAGCTCCGTTTCCTCGCCTTGCAGGTTCACCGTGGGCTGCCTCTGGATGATGGTCGCGGTGGGCTTGAAGCCGACGCGGAAGTAGATTTCCTCGCCGTTGGAGATGCCGCCCTGCACACCGCCGCTGCGGTTGGTCTTGGTGCGCACCTTGCCCTCGCGGTTTTCAAAAAGGTCGTTGTGCTCGCTGCCCTTCATCAGGGTGCCGGCAAAGCCGCTGCCAACTTCGAAGGCCTTGGTCGCGGGCAGGCTTAGCATGGCCTTGCCGAGGTCGGCTTCCAGCCGGTCAAACACAGGCGCACCGAGGCCGATGGGGCAATTGGTGATGTGGCACTTCACGATGCCGCCCACGCTGTCGCCCTGGCTTCGCACCTCCTTGATGCGGGCGATCATGCGCTCGGCCGTTTCCAGGTCGGGGCAACGCACGGCGGTGGCCTCAACTTCGGCCAGGGTGGGGGCGGTCGCCAGCTCCGGCATCGCGATGTCGTGCACGCGCTCGATGTAGGCGACGATTTCGACCCCAAGGGCCTCCTTCAGGATCTTGCGGGCGACGGCACCGGCGGCCACCCGGCCAATCGTTTCGCGGGCGCTGCTGCGGCCACCACCTTCGGCGGCACGGCGGCCAAACTTTTGCTGGTAGGTAAAGTCGGCGTGGCTGGGGCGATACTTTTCGCGCATCTCCGTGTAGGCCGAGGGGCGCGCGTCCTTGTTGACCACGTTCATGGCCAGCGGGGTGCCCAGCGTGCGGCCTTCGTAGATGCCACTGAGGAACTGCACGGTGTCGCTCTCGTTGCGCGGCGTGGTGATGTCGCTCTGGCCCGGGCGGCGGCGGTCGAGCTCGAACTGCACGTCCGCCTCGGTCAAGGCCAGCCCAGGGGGGCAGCCGTCGATAACCACGCCCACGCTACCCCCGTGGCTCTCGCCCCAGGTGGAAATCCGGAAAAGGGTGCCGAAGTTGTTACCCATGTCGTTTGAGGAAAAGGGCATTCCCAACCCTTTGGCAAGCGCCGAGAACGGCTCATTCGGATGAACAGAAGGAAACGATGAAAACAGAAGAACACCAAGACCACGAAGTGGAGAGAGATTTTTTGATCTTCGTGTTCTTCGCGTCCTTCTGTAAAACCTCCTTTGTTCTCTTCGTTTCTTCTTCTTGCCGGGGTCGCTTCCATCTCCCAAGGTGAGGTGCTTATGTCCAGTGCACCTCTTCGATTGGCGACGCGGCAGAGTCCTTTGGCCATGGCCCAGGCTGAGCTGGCGGCGGCATGGTTGGGCGAAAAGCTCGGCCTCGAAACGGTCTTGCTGCCGATGACTACCACGGGAGACGAGCGCCTCCAGTGGTCCCTCGAAGCCAAAGGCGGCAAGGGGCTGTTTACGTCGGAGCTGGAAAATGCCCTGCTAAACGGTGAAGCCGACCTCGCCGTGCACTCGTGCAAGGATCTGCCGACCGATAACCCTGCCGGGCTCGCGCTGGGTGGCTTCCTGCCCCGCGAAGATGCCCGCGACGTGCTCGTCCATCGCGTGCCGGTCGAGCGCCTGAAGCTGGTGGCAACGGGCAGCCCCCGCCGCCGCGAGCAACTGCGCCTGCGCTTCCCGCACCTGCAGTTTACGGAGATCCGGGGCAATGTGGGCACGCGAATGCGCAAGATCCTCGAAGGCCAGGCCGACGCCACCATGCTCGCGATGGCGGGCCTCAAGCGCCTCTCCGTCGAAGCCCCCGAGGGGCTGACTTTTGAGCCGATGAGCGTGACGGATAGCGTGCCGGCGGCCGGGCAGGGAGCCATTGCGCTCCAATGCCGCGTGGCCGATGTGGAACGCTTTGCCGGTGTGCTGTGCGCGGAGACGGCCCGGGCCGTCACGCTGGAGCG encodes:
- a CDS encoding DUF4291 domain-containing protein; protein product: MHSPPLREIRAVYTEQTIRVYQAYADPIADAALERGTFCGPFKMTRMTWIKPSFLWMMYRCGWAEKEGQTRVLAVDISRRGFEWALSHACLSHFDSTRHNDEAEWKRAMQESPVRVQWDPERDLSFAPLDYRSLQVGLSGEAVEQYVKDWISHIEDVTPLARQIYQEVLGGRYQAASELLPPERPYLLPSDIAAKIGML
- the aroC gene encoding chorismate synthase, which gives rise to MGNNFGTLFRISTWGESHGGSVGVVIDGCPPGLALTEADVQFELDRRRPGQSDITTPRNESDTVQFLSGIYEGRTLGTPLAMNVVNKDARPSAYTEMREKYRPSHADFTYQQKFGRRAAEGGGRSSARETIGRVAAGAVARKILKEALGVEIVAYIERVHDIAMPELATAPTLAEVEATAVRCPDLETAERMIARIKEVRSQGDSVGGIVKCHITNCPIGLGAPVFDRLEADLGKAMLSLPATKAFEVGSGFAGTLMKGSEHNDLFENREGKVRTKTNRSGGVQGGISNGEEIYFRVGFKPTATIIQRQPTVNLQGEETELMGRGRHDACVVPRAVPIIEAMAALVLLDHYLRHAAQNRTFQFA
- the hemC gene encoding hydroxymethylbilane synthase — translated: MSSAPLRLATRQSPLAMAQAELAAAWLGEKLGLETVLLPMTTTGDERLQWSLEAKGGKGLFTSELENALLNGEADLAVHSCKDLPTDNPAGLALGGFLPREDARDVLVHRVPVERLKLVATGSPRRREQLRLRFPHLQFTEIRGNVGTRMRKILEGQADATMLAMAGLKRLSVEAPEGLTFEPMSVTDSVPAAGQGAIALQCRVADVERFAGVLCAETARAVTLERRILAGLGGGCHSATAAHYSDGWLRVFHAPVGTMEVALQPDDEDAIQAVLRELHRREA